A DNA window from Pseudomonas tohonis contains the following coding sequences:
- a CDS encoding DUF6160 family protein, with protein MPITRTILHPLLACSALLFCATGQAAMESLDNQQMADVTGQAGISIRLDVMARIDKLSWTDSGNSASLRNIRIDNGCDSPSACPNGAGGSFALGPAQLGLTLPIFGVNQPTLMIDVVKNASGKDQLVLTLPDLTTINDQLLQSGLPAQRIRMRVGADMYVGDSSLGNIEIRDIVDLRGTIKVWGH; from the coding sequence ATGCCCATAACAAGAACGATCCTGCACCCGCTCCTCGCCTGCTCCGCCCTGCTGTTCTGCGCCACCGGCCAGGCCGCCATGGAATCCCTCGACAACCAGCAGATGGCCGACGTCACCGGCCAGGCCGGGATCAGCATCCGCCTGGACGTGATGGCACGCATCGACAAGCTGAGCTGGACGGACAGCGGCAACAGCGCCTCGCTGCGCAACATCCGCATCGACAACGGCTGCGACAGCCCCAGCGCCTGCCCCAATGGCGCCGGCGGCAGCTTCGCCCTGGGGCCGGCGCAGCTCGGCCTGACCCTGCCGATCTTCGGCGTCAACCAGCCGACCCTGATGATCGACGTGGTCAAGAACGCCAGCGGCAAGGACCAACTGGTGCTCACCCTGCCGGACCTGACCACCATCAACGACCAACTGCTCCAGTCGGGCCTGCCCGCCCAGCGCATCCGCATGCGGGTCGGCGCCGACATGTACGTGGGCGACAGCAGCCTGGGCAATATCGAGATCCGCGACATCGTCGACCTGCGCGGCACCATCAAGGTCTGGGGCCACTGA